A part of Citrifermentans bremense genomic DNA contains:
- a CDS encoding agmatinase family protein, which produces MNRKEIPMVPNRKASLPTVYGDTPSFLGVPVLNFSKPAAGYDVVIAGVPWEGTVTWGSFTGCELAPRSIRHASARYGGFLPEYEIDLFDHLTLGDIGDVPVHPNDPAETMRSVHAAMQQIYRSQSIPFVLGGDHSFTPEIIRALAEGSDGEIGIIHLDAHLDNAKSFGSDQLARCGPIHRISQIPQVRKESIVHLGIRGPRNSPAQYEYAQSMGARVITTREVREKGMTAVTEEAIRIAHQNTRHVFVTICSDCIDAGYNPGGPADFNGLLPSELLPALHSIGASGISGLDYVEVYPGQDPQGYSSHLAAWAMIYALAGMARRKRDRAGQDR; this is translated from the coding sequence ATGAACCGCAAAGAGATCCCGATGGTTCCAAACAGGAAGGCATCGCTCCCCACCGTATATGGCGACACCCCCTCCTTTCTCGGCGTACCGGTCCTCAACTTCAGCAAACCCGCGGCAGGCTATGACGTCGTCATCGCCGGGGTCCCCTGGGAGGGAACCGTCACCTGGGGCTCCTTCACCGGATGCGAGCTGGCACCCAGGAGCATCCGGCACGCATCGGCGCGCTACGGCGGCTTCCTCCCCGAATACGAGATCGACCTGTTCGACCACCTGACGCTCGGCGACATCGGGGATGTCCCGGTCCACCCCAACGACCCGGCCGAGACCATGCGCAGCGTGCATGCCGCGATGCAGCAGATCTACCGCAGCCAGAGCATCCCCTTCGTCTTGGGAGGCGACCACTCCTTCACCCCCGAGATCATCAGGGCGCTCGCGGAGGGAAGCGACGGCGAGATCGGCATCATCCACCTGGACGCGCACCTGGACAACGCAAAATCCTTCGGCAGCGACCAGCTGGCCCGATGCGGCCCGATCCACAGGATTTCCCAGATCCCCCAGGTCCGCAAGGAGAGCATCGTGCACCTGGGCATCCGCGGTCCGAGGAACTCGCCGGCACAGTACGAGTACGCCCAGAGCATGGGGGCGCGCGTCATCACCACCAGGGAAGTCAGGGAAAAGGGGATGACCGCTGTCACCGAGGAGGCGATAAGGATCGCGCACCAAAACACCAGGCACGTCTTCGTCACCATCTGCAGCGACTGCATCGATGCCGGCTACAACCCCGGTGGGCCCGCCGATTTCAACGGGCTGCTCCCCAGTGAGCTGCTGCCGGCGTTGCACAGTATCGGAGCCTCCGGCATCAGCGGACTCGACTACGTCGAGGTCTACCCGGGGCAGGACCCGCAGGGGTATTCCTCGCACCTGGCTGCGTGGGCGATGATCTACGCGCTCGCGGGTATGGCCAGGCGCAAGCGCGACCGGGCGGGGCAGGACCGGTAA